The genome window GATTGACCTCGATGATCTCCGACGGATGGGCCTCCGGTTGCCCCGCCAGGGCCGCCGCGTGGATGACGGCATCGCACCCCCTCATCGCAATGCTCAATGCCTTCGGGTCGCGGATATCCTTTCCGCCGACTCGGTCGAAGCCGGCCACATCATAATTCCGGCCGCTCAGGGCCCGCTCAATCGCCGCCCCGGCAAGGCCGCGGTTTCCGGTCACAAGAATTTTCATAAAGACTATCATGCGGCCCGCCCCGAAGGATGGCAATCCCGACGCCGGGCAAAGCTTTAAAAATCTTCCTTGTGGTTGACATCGCCGCCGCGCTGGTGCGGGAAGTTGGGGCGGTTTTCCATGACCCGGGCGGCCTCGGTTCGGCCGGCCAAGGTTGGCAGTATGATCCTGATCGTGGTTTCCTCATCCGGTATGCTGTGTTTTATAAAAACTTTGCCGCCATAAGGCGCCAACACATCTCTGGCCGCATGGAGCCGTTTATTTTCACCTATCTCAACGCCATCGATGGGAACGGATTGTTCAAAGATCCGCTCCCATGCTTCCTCCGGTAAGCCGGCGCCGGTGTCCTTTACATCAACACGGCAATAATGTTCTTCTTTCTCAACCACAAATCTGATTTCCCGGATCGGCCGCTCTTTGATGGCGTCCAGCGCGTGGCCCAACACAAGATCGAGGCTCTTTTCAAGCACCTCCGCGGGGACGGCAACAGAAATAAAGAGATCGTCGCCGATGGTGAGATGCCCGCGTACCGCAAGCGTGTCGAACTCTCGCTTCCGTCGAGAAAGAATCGCTTCAAGAGCCGGGATCAACGGCGTTCCCGGGCGCTTCGGCCTTGGGTTCCCTCTGAAGGAAACCCGCGCGCGCCAGCTACTCCCTGTGGCAAGAAAAAAGAGGAATGCGATAAGCGCACCGCCTATCGCACCCAGGAAAAAGTCGCTTATCACAAGTCTATCAAACGCCTCTCTGTGATGGGATGGCTGGGCCTCCCTACGACGGACGATTCGTACATGCTATTCATACATGCTCTTGATAAGGCCCCAGGTCGTATCTTTTTTATCGCCACCTACCCCGGAATTATTGAGGCATCCGCTCTGCACATATCCGCCGAATCCGGCTGAGGTCAACAGGTCCCCGTGAACATCAACCTCGGCCTCCCCATAGAGAACGGTCCGGGTGTCATTCCAAACACGCACCGTGTAGTGCCCCGGCTCAAAGCCGAATCCCCACATGTCGAGATCAAAGCAACACATACAATCACAGGGACCCATGGGGAGGGTTTCGGTCTCCAGGAAATCGACAGCAAACGGTTCGGGTGTTTCCATGGCAACGACAACGACGGCACAACAATTGTAAAAGGCGCCGGCGTGCTTCACCAAAATCGTATCGCCGACGGCCCACGCAAAAATCTGATCTTCACACTCCTCCTGGCTGCAAACCAAGGCCGGAGCAAGCGCGCCGACAAGAACAGAGCAGAGAACGACGGCGGCCGATCGAACAAGGAATTGTCTTTTCATCGTTCACCTCCTATCCAGCCCATAACAAGTCTAGCCTTCACATCGGAAACTCGTCAAGTGTTGGGAGATTGGATGGCGCCAACTACTTTCGATACGCCCACTTAACTTGGCTCCAGGTTCCCTCTTCACGCAAAATAGGCTCACCGCACGGGTTCTTCCCCGCCGCGGACCCAAAACCCATAACGCCGTATTCCTCGATTTCATCGGTTGCGTGGGCCGCGCCGCATTCGACAAACACGCCACCATGAACAGGGTGTTCGCCCAGGCCTATTGTGCCATCACCATAGGCATAGATCCCAAAGTAATAGAGCGGCTGAATGGCGCCGTCATCGGCGCAGGACGGCGCATAAGAGACGGCTGTCCCCGTATTGGGCAACGGCCAACCATCCGATGGGATTTCAAGAATGGCGCTGCCGGGAGGAACGAACGGCCCGAAGGCTGCAACGTAAGTCCCCGCGGGATCATAGGGGCCCAATCCGAAAACACAGGTGTTATACTCCGGCGAGCTGCCGTCAGGGAAAACAGCCAGCACAATAAACCACTGAATGTTCGACCCGCCGCTGGTCCCGGTTGGCGACAACTCATCACAATGGCTGGGGATCTGCAACGCGCGGAACGGATCTCCCCCGGTGTCGACGACTCGGGAATCGGTATGAACGGCAAGAACCGATCCCTCGTTGGGGCCTGCGCTTGAAGATGTCGCGAGAAAAGCTGAGAAAATTATTATAAACGCGGCGCACGAGACAATGGAGAGACGTCGCATGGCATCCTCCTGGATATACCCGATAACAAATGTCTCATACCAACGATGTCCTCCCAACGAATGACTCCCAACGCTTCGATACCAAAAACCCGACATTAAACACTTAACATTGAATCAATAGAAAGTTCAACCCGAACGCCGCCCCGGCGGAGCCCGCCAATCCCCATCCTGGGGCATTCATCCCTCCACTCCTATCCTGATATAGAGTATAGATTGTTTTGCCGGAACCGGCCGCGTCGGGTTGGGCCCCCGGAAACTGTCACAATACATTATCCCACAAAAAGTTAGATCCCGGGCGGGGCCCATTGACGCCCTCTCCCACAGAACACTAGACCTGTGTCTTGGGCCACCGCCTCATGGTGAGGAGCAGGGTGATGATGAGAACCGGCCAGATCGCTGAATATGTATAGATATGCTGCAAGCCCAAAAGAGCCCGCAGGGGGCCGACACCAAAGGTGCCGCCGATCAATCCCATGGCGACCGAGGCCGAGAAGAGCGCGCTCACCTGTGGCGTGTGGTGGGGCAATTCCTCGGAGGCCAGACTCAGCAGCAGCGGGAACAAGGCGGAGCAAAAAAATCCGGCCAGGCCGAAGCGAAGCAGGGAGTCGATCGCGCCATTGGATCCGGAAACAAGAACAAAGGATAGAGCCATGCCGGCGGCGAGGATCAGGGTGATCCAAAGCGGTTCAACACGGCGCACGATCACGGTGCTGAGCATCCGGCCGGCCATCATGGCAAACCAGAAACTCGAGAGGGCTCCGGCGGCAATCTCCAGGGGCAGGCCTTTGTTTTCCGACAGGAAGATAACCGCCCAAGCGGTGAAGGTTCCCTCACCGATGCCGTAGATCAGAACGGTCGTTGACCGGGCCCAGAGACGGCCGGGAATGTGCAATCGCTCTTTGAAACCGTTGGGAATACGGGGCCATCCGACGACCGGTTTTTTCCCAGCGAAAACGGTAATCCCCAATATAATGACCGCCAGCCCGAGCGGCGCGGCAAACCAGACATTCGCCCGCGCCGCGACAGCAATGATCATCGGCCAGAGGGCCGCGCCCACACCGATAACTCCGTGCAATGCCGTCAGGGCGCCGCTCCGCGCCCGGGGGAAATTCTCAATCGCGCCGGTATTGAGGACGAGACCGATAAGACCTCCGCCGGGGCCGAATGCCGTCATGGCGAGGATCAACGTCGCCACCCCAAGATCCCTTCCCAGAAAGGGTGAGACAGCCATCAGGATCATCGATACGGCCAGGGAGATCTGCGCCCACCGAAAGAGCGCCTGCAGACTCCACCGCCGCAACAGAATCGGCGAGGCGAGCGCACTGACCGCGGCAAGGATGAGAACCGGCAGAAAGAGGGCGCCGTAAAGTGTATCGCCGATCTCCAACCGCTCTCGAAGAATCGTGCTGGAGGCCGGGAAGGTTACGATAACCCCGCCCGTCACCAGCGCGGCAAGGTATATTGTAACCACGGAGTGTTTTGACATAGCTTGAATTGACGCTGTCTGTCTTGACACAGAGATCGGATTCTTTCTGGAAGTTGCGCCCATGAGCGCTAAGCTTACACGGTCAGACAGGGAATGTGGAGATTTTCATGAAGACCCAACAAAGGGCCTACGCCTATGCTCTCGTCGCCGTTGCCTTCTGGTCAACGGTCGCGACAGCCTTTAAAATTTCCCTCCGCCTCCTAACGCCGGCCCAATTGCTGCTTTACTCCTCGGCCATATCCACGCTCTGCCTCATCTCCGCCGTGCTGATTCAAAGAAAGGCGGCGCAGCTCTCCTTGTCGCGGGCGGGCGCCCTGCGGTCCCTTGCGACCGGTTTCATCAATCCCTTCTTTTACTATCTGATTCTGTTCAAGGCTTACTCATTGCTCCCCGGCCAGGAGGCTCAGCCGCTGAACTTCACCTGGGCGATCGCCATGGCCGTGCTCTCAATCCCACTGCTCAAGCAGAAAATCCGCCCCATGGGATTTCTCGCAATCCTCATCAGCTTCGCCGGGGTATACATTATCTCCACCCGTGGAGATATCTTCTCTTTCCGCCCGACCAGTTCTCTCGGCGTTTCACTGGCTCTCGTTAGTTCGATCCTTTGGGCGCTCTATTGGATATACAATCTACGCGATCCGCGTGATGAGGTTATCAAGCTCTTCTGGGGTTTCCTCTTTGGAACATTGTTTATCTTGATCTATGTCCTGGCCGCCGGGGAATGGGTCCATCCCTCCTCCTCGGCGCTGGCCGGCGCCGCCTACATCGGCCTCTTTGAAATGGGGATAACCTTTATCGTTTGGTTGAAGGCGCTCAAGCTGTCGCGGACAACGGCGCAGGTATCCAATCTCATTTTTCTGGCGCCTTTTGTATCGCTTGTTTTGCTGCACTTCATCGCCGGAGAGGATATTTTCCCGTCTTCCGTCGTCGGATTGGTGCTGATTGTCGCGGGGATATTGCTTCAACGCCGCTACGGATAGCCGCGCCGGCGTCTTTGTTAAGGCTCGTGGGCCGCCCGGCTTGGACGCCGGATGTTCCGTCCTATTTCTTCTGCCCCTGCTCAATCTTCGCCCAGCTGTCCCTCAAAGAGATCGTGCGGTTGAAAACGAGCTTTTCTGCGGTCGAATCTTTGTCCACGCAGAAATACCCATGGCGTATGAACTGGAACAGATCCCCCGGCTTGGTTCCCTGCAACGCCGGCTCAACCAGGCAGGATGATAACACGATCAGCGACGCGGGATTCAGATTCGCCGGAAATGTCTCGCCGTCTGGAACATCCTCTGGGTTTTCTTTGGTGAAGAGGTGGTCATACAGCCGCACCTCGGCGGGAACGGCGTGATCCGCCGAAACCCACTGTATGGTCCCCTTGACCTTTCGTCCGTCCTCCGACCAGCCGCCCCGTGTCGCCGGGTCATAGGTGCAATGAAGCTCCTTGGCTACTCCGGTGGTCTCGTCCTTCACAACGCTGTCGCACGTAATGTAATAGGCGTGCTTGAGGCGGACTTCGCGTCCCACCGCGAGGCGAAAATACTTCTTCGGCGGATCGTCCCAGAAATCGTCCCTCTCAATATATATCTCGCGGGTAAAGGGAACCTTCCTTGTTCCCGCCGATTCATCTTCGGGATTATTCACGGCCTCTATCTCTTCGACCTGCCCCTCGGGATAATTGTCGATAACAACCTTTATGGGATCCAATACGGCCATGACGCGATGGGCCTTCTTGTTCAGCTCTTCCCGCAGCATATGCTCGAGCAGAGCGATATCGACAACACTATCGCGCTTGGCCACGCCAACCCTTTCACAAAAAGCCGGAATGACATTAGGCGGATATCCCCTTCGCCGCATCCCGACAAGGGTCAACAGGCGGGGATCGTCCCACCCATTGACATGCTTTCCCTCTACGAGGATACGAAGCTTCCGTTTGCTGAGAACGGTATAGGTCAGGTTGAGGCGCGCGAATTCATATTGGCGGGAGTGGAAGACCCCCAATTCATCCAGGTACCAGTCATAGAGCGGTCTGTGATCCTCAAACTCCAACGAGCAGAGGGAATGGGTGATGCCCTCCATCGAATCGGACAGGCAGTGCGTAAAATCATACATCGGATAGATGCACCACTTGTCGCCCGTTCGGTGATGGTTGGCGCGGAGAATCCGGTAGATGACAGAATCGCGCATATTCAGGTTCCCGGATGACATATCGATCTTGGCCCGCAACACCCGCGATCCGTCTGGGAACTCACCGGCCCTCATCCGGGAGAACAGATCGAGGTTTTCTTCGACGGGGCGGTTGCGATAGGGGCTTTCCCTCCCCGGCTTGGTCAGCGTTCCGCGGTACATTCTGATTTCATCGGCGCCAAGGTCGCAGACATAAGCTTTACCATCCCTGATCAACTGAACAGCATGATCATAGAGCTTTTCAAAGTAGTCGGATGCATAGTACAGACGATCTTCCCAATCAAAGCCGAGCCAGCGTATATCCTCCATGATGGCATCGACAAACTCTGTCTCTTCCTTGCTGGGATTTGTGTCGTCGAAACGCAGATTGCATTTGCCGCCGAATTCTTTGGCCATCGTGAAATTGAGGCATATCGCCTTGGCGTGGCCGATATGGATATACCCATTCGGTTCCGGCGGAAAGCGGGTGTGGACGCGGCCGTCGTTTTTGTTATTTGCCAGATCTTCCTTGATGATCTCCCGAATGAAATGAGAACCTTGCGTTGACTCCGGTGTTAAATCCGGCGTTGAGTTCGGCGTGGTCATGGTGCCTGCTCCTTCTACAATAATTCTTCGTGATTCCCGCGTCTTTCAGGGTCTGGTTTCGGATGATCGCTAATCCCCGAACAGGTCCGCGAACTCCTTCTCGACCATTTTCAACCTCTTTGAGGAAATTCCCCCGATGGCGTCAATGGCCCGGCGGAGCCGTACCCGCACCATATCGGAGCCCAGAATCTCCATTGAATCAAACAACGGCGTCCAGGCCTTCCGGCCACTCAGCGCCAGATAGAACGGCCGCGTAAAATCCCGGAGTTTGACGCCGAAGATCCCGGCCATTTCATTAAAGAGCTCCTCCAGCGGTTTACATCTGAAATCCCGCTGCTGCTCCAGCTTCCACACCGCCATCTGCAGGAAGGCCGCCACCTCGTCGGTCGTCTTGCCCTTCATCTTGAAATCGGCGGGTTCAAGCGGCACCTCGTCGGCGAAAAAGGCGGCGGTCAGGAATCCCCAATCGGCTAGGGTTTCTAATCTAGGTTGCGCCAAGGGGACGATCCTTTCCACTAAATCGCGCCGCAACGCCCAATCCTCCAAGGCGTCGGTCAGCGCGGCCGGCGTGTAATCCTCCCGGATATAGCGGCCGTTCAGCCACTTGAGCTTGGTGATGTCGAAGACGGGCCCGCCGAGAGAGATGTCCTCGAGCTTCAAATTCCTGCACATCTCCTCGAGCGTGAACTTCTCTTCCTCGTTGGGCATGATCCAGCCCATCATGCCAAGGAAGTTGCGCAGCGCCTCGGGTAAATAGCCGGCCCGACGAAAATAGTTTATCGATGTCGGATTCTTTCGTTTCGATAACTTCGATTTGTTCGCATCGTTGTTTCTGAGAAGCGGGAGGTGGCAGAAGACGGGCGGCTCCCAGCCGAAATATTCATAAAGCTTCACGTGCTTTGGAACCGAGTTGATCCACTCTTCACCGCGGATGACATGGGTTATTCCCATCAGATGATCGTCGACGACATTAGCGAGATGATAGGTCGGAAAGCCATCCGACTTGAGGATGATCTGGTCATCCACCGAATTCCAATCTTTGCGGATCTCGCCGCGCAGAACATCATTAAAAACACACTCGCCGTCAAGCGGGATTTTCATCCGTACCACATGGGATTCACCCGCGATGGCCCGCTGCGCTGATTCCCCGGCCGGGAGATCGCGGCAATGCCGATCATACCCGGCGTCGGCGCCTTTGCGCATCCGGCGTTCAGCGAGCTGCTCTTTTGTACAGAAACAATGATAGGCATGCCCGTTTTGTAAAAGCGTTTCGACATGCCCGCGGTAGATTTCGCTTCGCTCGCTTTGACGATAGGGGCTGTGGGGCCCGCCGATGTCGGGACCCTCGTCCCACTGGAGGCCAAGCCACTTGAGCGACTCGAGGATCATCACCTCCGACGCCTTTGTGGAGCGGGCTTGGTCGGTATCCTCAATGCGGAGGATGAACTTTCCGCCGCGTCCCTTGGCGAAGGCGTAGTTAAAGAGAGCCTGATAGGCCGTTCCAACGTGGGGATCACCGGTGGGAGACGGCGCAATACGAACCCGGATCGTTTTGTCGGGCATGGGTTTCCTCGATCGAATCGGTTGAGGCGGCCGTCTTATGCGGAACCACCTATTTAGTAGAAACTCGTCTTTTAGGCGGAAAGAGTCAAGGGGGAGGAGAGATCCAAGAAGCCCGTTCTGGGGAAGTGCGGGGTGGCTCGGGGGTTTCGAGGAACGTTCTATTGGGGAGGTGCTGGTACAACAACCAATGGCGAATAGGCGCGTCAATCCTCAGCTCCCGCCAAACCTCTGGGGCCAAAAATATTTCGCCGGCGTGGAGAGAGATCCGTTCCGGCGGCCCTTTCCCTTATGCCGCCTTTATGTTCTTAATAATCCCCAGCCGAATCAGTTCCATCCGCAAGCTCTCCAATTCAGTTTCAATGCGCTCGATGGCCGGTTTTATGGCCTCCAGGTTCCCGCTGTTTGCAATCGCCTCTATTTCGCAGGCGGCCTCGCGCATACCCTTGGCGCTCATGCTGGCGGCGGCGCCCTTAATAGTGTGGGCCCGCCTCTGTATGAGCTCCAAGTCGCCGTCTGAAAGCGCTTTATAAAGTTCAGCTATCTGGATCGGACAATCAATGAAATATTCCTCGGCAATCATCTGAACAATATCTTCATCGCCCATCACTCGATCCAATAACTCATCACGATCAAAGATCGGTTCTTTCACTACCTGACCCTCCTCCATGGTTACTTTTTCAGATGGCATCACTTCCTCAACACGGGAAGCCCACTTTTCTATGATTCCGGCCAATTTTTGCGGGTCGATCGGTTTCGCAATGTAATCGTTCATTCCAGCCTTCAGGCACTTCTCGCGATCGCCCTGCATGGCATTCGCGGTCATGGCAACAATGGGCACCTTCTCTTTTCCCCCGGGTGCCAATTCCCGCCGCATGGCCCGGGTCGCATCATATCCATCCATCTCTGGCATCTGACAATCCATCAACACCAAATCATACCGATTCCTCCCCAACATTTTCACCGCTTGAGCCCCATTCTCCGCTAAATCGAAAGTACATCCCAGCTTTCGGAGGATCGCCCCGGCGACTTTTTGATTAACCGCGTTGTCCTCGGCCAACAAAACATGGACGCGCCGGAGTTCATCTACTACTTTGTGGCGTGTCAATATGCGATCCCCGGAGCCGGGCCCCCTGTTTCGCTTTCGGCCAAGTGCGACGGCAAGGCAATCATATAGCTGCCCTTGTTTTATCGGTTTTGTTATATATGCGGAATATCCGACTTTCTCGCATTTCGCTGCATCCCCGCGAATTCCCATTGAGGTCAGCATGACCAAGGCCGTATTATTTTGAATTCCGGCTTCTTGGGTCTTGCGGCCGAATACTTCCCCGCTCATACCGGTCGTCTGCGTATCGATGATAACAATCCTGAAGGGATCCCCTTGTTCCTGGGCATCGTTCAGTTTCTGAAGAGCGGTTGCCGCGTCCGACGCCTCATCGTTTCGACAATCCCAGGATTGTAACACCACGGAGAGATACCCTCGATTCGTAGCGTTTCCGTCAACAACCAAAATGCGTTCACCGCTGAGCTTGGCATAGGGTTCTTCGCGATGAACGGCATCATCAGCCTGCTTTTTTAAACACGCCGTGAACCAAAATGTTGACCCTTTGCCTTCCCTGGTCGCCACACCTATCTCCCCGTTCATCAATCCAACGAGCTGCTTTGAAATCGCGAGACCCAGCCCTGTGCCTCCATACTTCCTTGTCGTTGACGCATCGACCTGTGTGAAAGCTTCAAAAAGAACACCTATTCGCTCTTCAGGGATTCCAATGCCCGTATCTGATATCTCGAATTTGATAACGGCGCACGATTCATCCTCCTTGTCCAATGTCGCCTTTAGGGATATTTCTCCGTCTGATGTAAACTTGACGGCATTTCCACCCAGATTGAGCAGCACCTGGCGGATTCT of Candidatus Eisenbacteria bacterium contains these proteins:
- a CDS encoding MFS transporter, with protein sequence MSKHSVVTIYLAALVTGGVIVTFPASSTILRERLEIGDTLYGALFLPVLILAAVSALASPILLRRWSLQALFRWAQISLAVSMILMAVSPFLGRDLGVATLILAMTAFGPGGGLIGLVLNTGAIENFPRARSGALTALHGVIGVGAALWPMIIAVAARANVWFAAPLGLAVIILGITVFAGKKPVVGWPRIPNGFKERLHIPGRLWARSTTVLIYGIGEGTFTAWAVIFLSENKGLPLEIAAGALSSFWFAMMAGRMLSTVIVRRVEPLWITLILAAGMALSFVLVSGSNGAIDSLLRFGLAGFFCSALFPLLLSLASEELPHHTPQVSALFSASVAMGLIGGTFGVGPLRALLGLQHIYTYSAIWPVLIITLLLTMRRWPKTQV
- a CDS encoding DMT family transporter: MKTQQRAYAYALVAVAFWSTVATAFKISLRLLTPAQLLLYSSAISTLCLISAVLIQRKAAQLSLSRAGALRSLATGFINPFFYYLILFKAYSLLPGQEAQPLNFTWAIAMAVLSIPLLKQKIRPMGFLAILISFAGVYIISTRGDIFSFRPTSSLGVSLALVSSILWALYWIYNLRDPRDEVIKLFWGFLFGTLFILIYVLAAGEWVHPSSSALAGAAYIGLFEMGITFIVWLKALKLSRTTAQVSNLIFLAPFVSLVLLHFIAGEDIFPSSVVGLVLIVAGILLQRRYG
- a CDS encoding glutamine--tRNA ligase/YqeY domain fusion protein, whose amino-acid sequence is MTTPNSTPDLTPESTQGSHFIREIIKEDLANNKNDGRVHTRFPPEPNGYIHIGHAKAICLNFTMAKEFGGKCNLRFDDTNPSKEETEFVDAIMEDIRWLGFDWEDRLYYASDYFEKLYDHAVQLIRDGKAYVCDLGADEIRMYRGTLTKPGRESPYRNRPVEENLDLFSRMRAGEFPDGSRVLRAKIDMSSGNLNMRDSVIYRILRANHHRTGDKWCIYPMYDFTHCLSDSMEGITHSLCSLEFEDHRPLYDWYLDELGVFHSRQYEFARLNLTYTVLSKRKLRILVEGKHVNGWDDPRLLTLVGMRRRGYPPNVIPAFCERVGVAKRDSVVDIALLEHMLREELNKKAHRVMAVLDPIKVVIDNYPEGQVEEIEAVNNPEDESAGTRKVPFTREIYIERDDFWDDPPKKYFRLAVGREVRLKHAYYITCDSVVKDETTGVAKELHCTYDPATRGGWSEDGRKVKGTIQWVSADHAVPAEVRLYDHLFTKENPEDVPDGETFPANLNPASLIVLSSCLVEPALQGTKPGDLFQFIRHGYFCVDKDSTAEKLVFNRTISLRDSWAKIEQGQKK
- a CDS encoding glutamate--tRNA ligase, which encodes MPDKTIRVRIAPSPTGDPHVGTAYQALFNYAFAKGRGGKFILRIEDTDQARSTKASEVMILESLKWLGLQWDEGPDIGGPHSPYRQSERSEIYRGHVETLLQNGHAYHCFCTKEQLAERRMRKGADAGYDRHCRDLPAGESAQRAIAGESHVVRMKIPLDGECVFNDVLRGEIRKDWNSVDDQIILKSDGFPTYHLANVVDDHLMGITHVIRGEEWINSVPKHVKLYEYFGWEPPVFCHLPLLRNNDANKSKLSKRKNPTSINYFRRAGYLPEALRNFLGMMGWIMPNEEEKFTLEEMCRNLKLEDISLGGPVFDITKLKWLNGRYIREDYTPAALTDALEDWALRRDLVERIVPLAQPRLETLADWGFLTAAFFADEVPLEPADFKMKGKTTDEVAAFLQMAVWKLEQQRDFRCKPLEELFNEMAGIFGVKLRDFTRPFYLALSGRKAWTPLFDSMEILGSDMVRVRLRRAIDAIGGISSKRLKMVEKEFADLFGD
- a CDS encoding response regulator, whose protein sequence is MTHLYFIEPDQTCFLRVHNPDSFGDSIQQRVLATASQTHREFHGVELGKFGTLTLRVVHPWIVNGELVGYLELGKEMEHLIPQVARTLEAEICLVVYKDRLDQEKWEEGKALLNLSGEWNHFSSFVVTENTARDVLVQQACGQLDDPQRPGNKPIRIKDGSKHYTARVIPLIDVSGQRIGVAMAFYDIDATAGFRQLLFLITGIFLLGGGIVICLSYGRTKSISRNLVAKQREIEKEIEERKTIQTDLEVAFAELRKQNSLLDIVFEASPDYIAMKNRAGVYISANAAFCRLLGKKKDEVIGRSDQELHADENIEKFSRNDDKVLNEGKACSEDVLIKTAKGERWFSITKVWVLGSMGGDNGLICSMRDITERKIAEEELKEAKREAEETNELLEESIGRANEMATRAEIANMAKSEFLANMSHEIRTPLNGVIGMASLLQETDLTNEQRDYADIVQSSGHALLSIINDILDFSKIEAGKLELEMLEFDLRNMVEGVNDLLAVRAQQSGLEFAYFIDVNVPSLLIGDPGRIRQVLLNLGGNAVKFTSDGEISLKATLDKEDESCAVIKFEISDTGIGIPEERIGVLFEAFTQVDASTTRKYGGTGLGLAISKQLVGLMNGEIGVATREGKGSTFWFTACLKKQADDAVHREEPYAKLSGERILVVDGNATNRGYLSVVLQSWDCRNDEASDAATALQKLNDAQEQGDPFRIVIIDTQTTGMSGEVFGRKTQEAGIQNNTALVMLTSMGIRGDAAKCEKVGYSAYITKPIKQGQLYDCLAVALGRKRNRGPGSGDRILTRHKVVDELRRVHVLLAEDNAVNQKVAGAILRKLGCTFDLAENGAQAVKMLGRNRYDLVLMDCQMPEMDGYDATRAMRRELAPGGKEKVPIVAMTANAMQGDREKCLKAGMNDYIAKPIDPQKLAGIIEKWASRVEEVMPSEKVTMEEGQVVKEPIFDRDELLDRVMGDEDIVQMIAEEYFIDCPIQIAELYKALSDGDLELIQRRAHTIKGAAASMSAKGMREAACEIEAIANSGNLEAIKPAIERIETELESLRMELIRLGIIKNIKAA